The Flavobacterium sp. M31R6 nucleotide sequence AAATTGCTGAAAGAATCGGGTTCGTCAGTGTTGAGGATATATTTTACAGGTTCCTCATAATGATGTTTTTCGGCATCCGATTCCAATGCACAAATTTTTATATTGAATGAATTCTTAAACTTATTATTTAATGATTTAATCAAATCCTGAGAATAAGTTGCAATACCACATTCTCTTGGAGGGAAAGTGGTAATGAACAATATTTCGGGAAGTTTTATGACTGTATTAGGAATCAAATGATTGATAATTGAGGTTTTAAATTCTGTGTTTAATACTCCAGCAGGAAGGATATTAGGGGTCTGTGTGGTGATTCTATTTCTCATCTTTAAAGGTATTAAGCATTAATTCTTTTTATAAAACTTGAAATTACAAGAATTATAAAGGTCTATTTATAATACCTAAAATTGTTATGAGACTTTTTAAATTAGTTGCATTATTTACAGATTGTTAAGTAGTTATGTTTATATGCGACATTCTTTTTGAATAGCTAATAATAATTTTTAAATAGAAAAGGGCTGTTGTTTCCAACAGCCCCATTCACCCAAACCTTTTCCAAAAAAATAATATAAACTATTTATATGTTGTTATCAATTCAACTCTTCTGTTTTTGGCTCTGCCTGAAGAAGTTTTGTTATCGGCAATTGGTTTACCGTCTCCAAATCCTAAAGCAGTAAGCCTAGTTTCAGGTATTCCTTTGCTGATTAAATAAGTTTTAACAGATTCGGCACGTTGTTTTGATAAGTCTATATTAGCGAGGTCACCACCCACATTATCAGTATGACCACCAATTTGTAAATCAGTCGCATTATAACGTTTTAATATGACCACCAAATAATCAAGTTGAACATAAGACGATATTTTTAACTCTGCACTGCCATTCTCGAAGAAAAGTTTACCTGCAATATCAGCTATTTTTTTGACGTCTACTGGTGCAATTGTAGGACAGCCTTTGTCAATAATATTCCCTTTCTCGCTTGGACAACGGTCAACATTATCTGTTACACCATCGCCATCAGTATCTGCACAACCTTTTAGTGCTAATGGCCCAGCAGCATCAGGACAGAGATCCACTTCATTGGCTACACCATCATTATCATTGTCTAAAGGACACCCAGATGCATTTACTTTGTAACCTGCAGTTGTATTCGGGCATTTATCATCAATGTCTGCAACACCGTCTTTATCAACATCCTGGCAGCCTTTTAAGTCAACTGAACCGGCAACATCAGGACAACGGTCTTTGCTGTCAGCTATTCCGTCTTTATCAGTATCAGGACAACCATTCAAGGTTCCTAATCCTAGTACATCGGGACATTCGTCTAAATAATCGGCAACACCATCTATATCTTTATCAAGAGGACATCCAGTTTTGTCAACAGCGACACCAGCAGGAGTATTAGGACATTTATCATTTCTGTCGGAAACACCGTCATTATCAGTATCCTTTATTTCATCAAGAAGCGTAGTTGCTAAGTTTCCAACTCCATAAAACGGAATATTTGTTTTATAAAAATCATTTTCTAAATCTCCAATAGGTGAAGCTTTAGTTTCAGAAATTTTAATATCCCATTTTAGTTTTCCCGTTTTTGCTTCTGTACTATATGTAAATGCTAAACATATACATATGAATAATAATTTTTTCATTTTTGTGTTTTTTTAATTGTTTATATCAAAGGTCATTCACAAATTGATTTTAAGTGTTACATAACTTTTTCTATTAGTTACATGATTCACACCTTTTTAAATAAATTATAAAATGTGTTTGGATGTTGGCGGTTCTTTTTTGGGATAATAAATTGACTTTTACTATTCGTTATAATAGGGCTTTTATTTTTTTGAAAAAACTTGAATTTGTAGATTTTTTGCTTTCAATTTCTCCTATCAAAAAGCCATAAGGTTTCAATGCTTCAACATGATCACAGATGATTTTTAGCATGGCAGTTAATGGTATTGCCAAAATAATTCCAGGAATTCCCCAAAGTAGTTCACCTAGTACTAGTGCAATAATCGTAAATAAAGGATTAATTTTTACTTGAGGTCCTAGCATCAAAGGCTCAAGCAACCAGCCTTGTATAAATTGAACGATTCCGTATGTAATGGCAATACCTCCAAGTAGAATTAAATTGCCTCCATGCATGGCTGCAATTAAAATCGTAAGTGCCGTTCCAGTGATGTTACCGACAAAAGGAATGATTTCTAGGAATCCACATAGTATGGCAAAAAAGAGTGCGTTTTCTAATCCAATAAAGCTAAAACCGATATAATACATAATCCATAAACAAACGATCATTTTTGAAAGGCCAATCAAATACTGTTGCGATACATTGGCCACCTTGTGTATTACTTGTTCCATTGCTTTTTGCTCTGAAATGGCAGTAAGTTTTAAGATAAATTGTTTGATATGCGAGCGATAGTACAACAAAAATAAAAAATAAGCCGTGACCAAAATAAGATTAGTTAATGTAATCGCCAGCGAACTTAATAGCATTTGCACCATATTTGAATAAGAAGGTTTTTCCTCTTTCAAAATTTTGTACTGTTCTTCTATCGAAATATTAAAATGGCTGTAAATGTATTTTTGAATGTAGACAACAGTATCAATGGCCTTATCTTTTAAAAGAGTGATATCGTTCATCACTTCAGATATTTTCCAACTCAGTAGTGCAATTAAGCCAGAAAGAAAAAGGAATAAAGCAAAAAAACAAAGAAATACTGCTATTCCTTTTGGAATTTTCTTTTTTTCCATCCAATTGCAAAAAGGTAAAAAAAGGGTAGCCAAAATTCCTCCAATTACAAAAGGCATAAGGAAAACTTTCCCATAATATAAACCTGATATAAGAAGAAAAAATAGGAATAATTTCTTTGTGACAATAGTTGAGGAGGCAGTCATTTTTTATTTTTTATTTTAAAAATTATAGTATTGAGTTACCCCAATTAAAAATTCGAGTGCCTTCTTGCGGAAAACACTCGAATGAAACTCTTTTTCTTTATATGCTAATTACGTCCGATGAATAAGATTCTTTTTTGACCAATTTTATTGACCAAAGCAATTCTTTTATGAAAGCAGACGCCAGTTTATCAGTTGCGGCTTTGTGGATGGCATTTCCTAAATCATCAAATTCATTCTGAACTTTTGCAATCTGAAAAGTTGCAGGAATGGTAAATGCTTTAATTTTCCAAAGTACGAATTGTAAAAAAATCAAGACTTGTGATCCAGCATATCCTCCAGACGAAACAGTGGAAATTCCAATAGGTTTACGTTCCCATTCGGCGTACAAAAGATCAATAACATTTTTTAAACTAGCGGGATAACCTCCATTGTACTCCGGTGTAACGATAATAATACCTTCTGAAGCTTTGATTTTATCAGTAAATTCAGGTACCTGAGCTGTCGGTTTAACTTGAAATTCCAATCGCTCTTCAAATATTGGGAAATTATAGCTTTTCAGATCTAATATTTCGGCTGTCGCCAATTCATTTTCTACGAGATACTTTTGCAAGTACAATGCGACACTGTGGCTTTTTCTACCTGTTCTTATACTCGACGAAATAATTGAAATATGATACATGACTTTTCTTTTTATATATTTTTATAGAATGAAGTGAACCTAAAGAGTTCTTATTTTTTCTATAAATAGAATATTGGATTTTTTAAAAGCTTCTGTTTTAAAATCAAATTGAATGGAGCCAGTATCAACTGCAGCATTTTTTCTAGAAGTTACTTTACCCACTTTGCAATGACTTTTGGAACTGAACCCTAATTCTTTTTCTACTTTATACATTTTTATAGTTTTTTTGTATTGACTTAACTTAAGTATCTTCTAAGTTTCCAGGCCATTGTTTCGTGCTCTTCCATTAAGCCAGTCAAAAAATCTGCTGAACCAGCATCATTATTTTCTTCAGCACAGACTGTTACATCTTTGCGTTGTTCAATAATAATGGTTTCATGATCTTCTAATAGTTCCAGTAGCATATCCTTTTGTGAAGGATATTTATTTGGATTTTCTTTAAGTCTTGTCAGTTCTGAAAATTCTTTCATGGTGCCAATAGCTTTGCCTCCCAATTTACTGATGCGTTCAGCAATTTCATCAATTGAAGATTCTAATTGTTTGTATTGGTTTTCAAATAATATGTGTAATTCCATAAAACTATTGCCAGATACATTCCAATGGAATTTTCGTATTTTTATATATAAAGTCATTTCATCTGCTAAAACTGAAGATAAGATTGCAATGCTTTTTTGTAAATTTTGTTTCGTAATTCCAATTTGTGGTTCCATGTTTTCTAGTTTTTAATGCTGTTTTACGACTATTTTTTAAAAAAAAATTCTGATCTAGATTATTCAAAATCAGAAACCTTTAGAGTACAAAGATGGAAACTTAAGTATGAAATACTGTTGTATAACTTTTGATAATAGTTATAGAATTTACAGACATTATTCGTTTTTATTTACTTATAAATCTATATTTTAGATTCTAAAAATAGAATTTATTTATCCTGCATTTCATAGAAATTTTACCGAAATTAGGATGTTGAATTCTCAATCAAATTCGCTGGTATTTCGGGTTTAAAAATGTAATAAAGAAATAAGTATGGCAATATTGACACTTATTCGGCACGGACAGTCGATTTATAATTTAGAGAATCTATTTACCGGTAATGTAGATGTGGCACTTACTCCTTTGGGAAAAGAAGAAGCAAAACAAGCAGGAATCAAGTTGAAGAATTTTGAATATAATATTGCATACACTTCTGTTCTAAAACGAGCAGAGGAATCTTTGAGAATAATTTTGGAAGTAATTCACCAAACTACGATCCCTATTATAGCAGATAAAGCTTTAAATGAAAGAAGATATGGAAGTTTGCAAGGACAAAACAAAGACGAAGTCTCAAAAAAATACAGTTCTGAACAAGTAGAAATTTGGAGAAGAAGTTATGATATTCGGCCGCCAGATGGCGAAAGTTTAGCCGATACTTACGATAGGGTAGTCCCTTATTTTAGAAAAGAAATAGAACCAAAACTTAGAACTGGACAAAATGTTTTGATAGTCGCTCACGGCAATAGTTTAAGAGCTTTAGTAATGTATCTGGAAGGTATCAGCAAGACTGAAATTGTCAGTTTTGAAATCCCTACAGGCTTACCAAGACATTATGTTTTTGATGCTAATCTAAAGATAAAGTCAGTTAAATATTTATAAAAAGCCGCAAAATATGCAATGGTTTAAAGCAAAGGAGAATATTTTTAACTGATTAACGGTTATCAAGCTCGTGTACCATTTCGTTGGTCATAGATGTAAGGTTGGAAAACTCCTATGTTCTTGATGCCGTTGCGCCAACCTGGCAAATCAGTAAAAAACACTATTGTTTTTTTTGATGGGAAATATATTTATAAAGAATTTTTTAGTTTGTGTTATACAAATCTAAGATTCATCTTTTGTAGTACGCACTAAACTAATTCCTGCTATAAAGAAAACAGTTCCTAAAATTCCATAGATGATTAATGCTTTAATGTCCCTTTCACTGCCAGAAGTGTTAGTAAATATTACTGCATCATAAATAAGCCCACCGATACCGAGTGCTGTTAATAATGCGCCGAAGATTCTTTTGATATTCATAATGTAGATATTTATTGATTATTATTGGTTGTATGTAATTCGCATATCGTCATTAGTGTTTATCTCATCGGTTACTATTTTATATTGGTATTCGATGATTTTCAATTGCGACCAATTTACGTTAATGCTCATTTCATGATTTTTATTTTTAAAATTTATAGTGCGATAGAATTTGAAATTATTTTAATTACATCCTGTCCATATACCAGCTTAGTTCTTTTTTCATTTTTCTAAACTCGTAAAGAGATGATATTATTTTTTGCAAACGAACAAAAGCCGTTTCGCTTTTAACCACATAATCAAAGGCCTGATGATGCATACAATCGATAGCTACATCAATTTTATCCTGAGAAGACAGCATAATCACAGCAATTTCAGGATTGAATGCTTTTATTTTGTCCAAGGTTGCGATACCGTTTATCGCATTTTTATCAATACCATCCAGATGATAATCCAAAATAATAACATCTGGGTTATTGGATAAATTGGCAAGGCAAAGTTCACCGGTAGAGTAGGTTTCTATTTCAAAATCAGCATGATCCAAAAACTCAATTTCCAAAGACTTCAAGAATAAGGCGTCATCATCGACTAAGAACAGTTTTATTTTGTTTGTGCTATTCATTTTAGGGATTTTTTTAGTGTTTCTAATTCTAGCTCTAATTCTTTACAGGCCTGCGTACATGCATCTTCAAGTTTCAATACCATACTTTCCATTTCATCATTTTGTTGTTGTATTGCCACAAATTCCTGAATTTTTTTTGCCATATTTTCAAAATCGGAATGCATTCCCATAATTGAAAATGAGGGAATCATTTTGTGAATGGCAGCATTTAGCATATTCCAATCTTGATCCAACAAACTTTGTTTTAATGTACTGATTAGCTCAGGCGTTTGTTCCAGATATAGCCCAATCATTTCAATCATCAATTTTGGATTGGATTTGGTGCGGTGGTTCAAGTAATCTAAATTGATGTATTTTACTTTTTCCACTTCTGAACCCCCTGTTTTGATAGTATTCTTTGGTTTTAAATTTTTAGGTTTTTGTATTAAACCTACAATTTTGCTGTATAATACTCTTTCATCAATGGGTTTTGCAATATAATCGTTCATGCCCACAGCTTTACATTTAGCCAAATCTACAGTTGTGACGTCTGCCGTCAGAGCAATTATTGGGATTGTCAATTTCAATGTTTCTCTAATGTATTCTGTGGCTTCAAAACCGTTCATTTCAGGCATTTGTAAATCCATCAAAACAACATCGTATTGATTTGTTTTGAGTTTTTCGATGGCAATTTTTCCGTTTTCGGCGATATCACGTTCAAAGCCAAAATCATCCAATACCGTTTTCATCAACAATTGATTGAGAGCCATATCTTCAACAACCAAGACTTTGATGCCTTTGATTTCATTGTCCAATTCCATAATTTCATTTTCTAGTTCTGCATCTTCTTTCGTTTTTAGAAAAGGTAAAGTAAAACTAAAACGGGAATACTCGTTTATTTTACTTTTGACCCTAATACTTCCTCCTTGAGATTCTACCAGTTGTTTTACAATAGCAAGTCCAAGACCTGTACCTCCATATAATCGGGAAGTTCCACTTGATGCTTGTTGGAAATTTTCAAAAATTCGGTCAATTTTATCTTCTCCTATTCCTATTCCGGTGTCTTTGACTGCAAATTCAATAATTACTTTTTCGTCGTCTTCAAACATTAAATGAACGCTTACGGTAATGACCCCTTTATTTGTGAATTTTACTGCATTACTAACCAAATTTAAAATAATTTGGTGCAAA carries:
- a CDS encoding Dps family protein, translating into MEPQIGITKQNLQKSIAILSSVLADEMTLYIKIRKFHWNVSGNSFMELHILFENQYKQLESSIDEIAERISKLGGKAIGTMKEFSELTRLKENPNKYPSQKDMLLELLEDHETIIIEQRKDVTVCAEENNDAGSADFLTGLMEEHETMAWKLRRYLS
- a CDS encoding NADPH-dependent FMN reductase, translating into MYHISIISSSIRTGRKSHSVALYLQKYLVENELATAEILDLKSYNFPIFEERLEFQVKPTAQVPEFTDKIKASEGIIIVTPEYNGGYPASLKNVIDLLYAEWERKPIGISTVSSGGYAGSQVLIFLQFVLWKIKAFTIPATFQIAKVQNEFDDLGNAIHKAATDKLASAFIKELLWSIKLVKKESYSSDVISI
- a CDS encoding OmpA family protein, which encodes MKKLLFICICLAFTYSTEAKTGKLKWDIKISETKASPIGDLENDFYKTNIPFYGVGNLATTLLDEIKDTDNDGVSDRNDKCPNTPAGVAVDKTGCPLDKDIDGVADYLDECPDVLGLGTLNGCPDTDKDGIADSKDRCPDVAGSVDLKGCQDVDKDGVADIDDKCPNTTAGYKVNASGCPLDNDNDGVANEVDLCPDAAGPLALKGCADTDGDGVTDNVDRCPSEKGNIIDKGCPTIAPVDVKKIADIAGKLFFENGSAELKISSYVQLDYLVVILKRYNATDLQIGGHTDNVGGDLANIDLSKQRAESVKTYLISKGIPETRLTALGFGDGKPIADNKTSSGRAKNRRVELITTYK
- a CDS encoding response regulator, with product MNSTNKIKLFLVDDDALFLKSLEIEFLDHADFEIETYSTGELCLANLSNNPDVIILDYHLDGIDKNAINGIATLDKIKAFNPEIAVIMLSSQDKIDVAIDCMHHQAFDYVVKSETAFVRLQKIISSLYEFRKMKKELSWYMDRM
- a CDS encoding 2,3-diphosphoglycerate-dependent phosphoglycerate mutase → MAILTLIRHGQSIYNLENLFTGNVDVALTPLGKEEAKQAGIKLKNFEYNIAYTSVLKRAEESLRIILEVIHQTTIPIIADKALNERRYGSLQGQNKDEVSKKYSSEQVEIWRRSYDIRPPDGESLADTYDRVVPYFRKEIEPKLRTGQNVLIVAHGNSLRALVMYLEGISKTEIVSFEIPTGLPRHYVFDANLKIKSVKYL
- a CDS encoding AI-2E family transporter; translated protein: MTASSTIVTKKLFLFFLLISGLYYGKVFLMPFVIGGILATLFLPFCNWMEKKKIPKGIAVFLCFFALFLFLSGLIALLSWKISEVMNDITLLKDKAIDTVVYIQKYIYSHFNISIEEQYKILKEEKPSYSNMVQMLLSSLAITLTNLILVTAYFLFLLYYRSHIKQFILKLTAISEQKAMEQVIHKVANVSQQYLIGLSKMIVCLWIMYYIGFSFIGLENALFFAILCGFLEIIPFVGNITGTALTILIAAMHGGNLILLGGIAITYGIVQFIQGWLLEPLMLGPQVKINPLFTIIALVLGELLWGIPGIILAIPLTAMLKIICDHVEALKPYGFLIGEIESKKSTNSSFFKKIKALL